Genomic DNA from Panthera leo isolate Ple1 chromosome A1, P.leo_Ple1_pat1.1, whole genome shotgun sequence:
CGTGGGAGGTTCCCACAAGGGGGCAGCACGGGGCACACTCAGCCGTGGGTGGTGAGATAGGAAAGCACATGCATCCCAGGCCCCTCCTGGGGATGAAGGCcagggtcccccccacccccggggtccCTCACGACCAGCCCATGGTCCAGGATATGTAAGACTGACAGAAGAATGTCCACAAGTCCGCGCTTGGGAGGTGTGCTGCCCAGGAGCCTTGTAGGGGACTCATACAGCTACATCTTGGCCTGTGTCCTCCCTGCCCCATGGGCCCTACCCTGTGGGCCCTACCCCACACTGGCCACTAACACCTCAGCTCCCAGCTGCCCTTCCTCCCCGTGGAACAGTGACGTGGCttgcctccctgctcctccccaaacCAGCACCCCCAATGACCTAGGCTCACTCCCTCTCCTGTTCCCAAAGTAGCGTCTAATTACACCACACGCGCAGTTTCCAGCAGCCCAGACTAAAGCGTCGGGTACTGACGGAAGCTGAGCTCCACCTAGGACGCCCATAAGCCACAAAGGTTTGCCACCAACTCCCTGCTCCGCACAGCCTCGGGGCGCTGGACCCTGGGGGCAGGCCAGGAACCCGCAGCAATCAGCAATcccggggggcggtggggaggtgCGGGAGACCTCCGAGGGGCCAGCTCCATCTGTCCAGGACCCCCCTGGGTTTGCCCTCGGAGGAGGGAGCTGAAGCACAAAGAGCCAGACTACCAGGAGTTTCCCTTCTTGAGCCCAGGGAAGACTGTGGGGGCTTTGCGTGGCGGCCACAGACGGGCCTTCAGAACCCTCTTCTCCCAGAGTCTCCGGCTGTGCTGTGCGGCCCACCTTGGGGAGGGGTGTCAGGctgctccccctctctgcccctccgcatgCAGCAGGGTCCACAACGGCATCCAGCGTGAGGTCCTCAGGCCGCGGGGGATTTACAAGCTGTCTGGAGCTTCACGAGCCAGGAGAATCCCCTCCTACATTTTGAGAACTAACACAGGGAACCAGCTTTTAATTCCTCTACACGAGAGCAGCAGCTACCAGAAGCACCTGCGCTGCACGGAAACGCGCGCGCGTACGCGAGAAGGGCGGCCCGTGACAGGGGCCGAGCTACATTCATGGACAAGCACACTGCCCTGCTCTGCTCGCGGGGACCGCGGCCGGCCAGCCCTGGGGCGGCCCGCAGGGGCCGCAGGGCACGACCCCGCGTGCTCAACCCCCGAGTCTCCGCGACAGAGGCGTCACCAGTGCGACGGGAGGGCTGACCGCGAACGGCCCCCGATCCAGCCCCGCGGCCTGCGCGCGCCCCGACGTTCGCCCGCCCGCTGCTCACCGTCCGAAGGGACCCGGCCCAAGGCGGCCGCCGCCAGCCCGGCCAGCGGGCGTCGCAGCATGAGAGGCCGCCTCCACCGCCCGCCTGCGGGGCTACGTCAGCGCCGCGCCGGCCCGCCTCCGTCCGCAGCGACCTACGTCACGGCGCCGAGCCGGCCCGCTGGCGCCCGCGGAGGTCGACGTCACTGAGCATCGCCGGGCCGTGTCAGTACGTAATAGTACGGCGCCGGCCTCGCCCCGCCCCTCGTACGTGTCGTCAGCGCCGCGAGACGCGACGCCTGCGCAGGACGGCGCGTTGGGTTAGCCCAGAGTGTGTGTGCTGTACCTGCAGTCGCCTTCGTTCCCCAGTGGCCGGCGGAAGCCCGGACGCTGGGAGTCGAGGTTCTCCggtgagcagggcagggtggTGCCGGAAAGGCGCGGGCGTCGCGGGGTGGGAAGGGCTTTCCCCGAGGGAGGGTCCGAGCCCCGCCGCCGGCCCTCGAGGGCGACAGAGCATGGGGGGGCATCCGCTTGGATAGTTCGTTTTCCCGCGAAGTGGCTTCCTGAGGCGGTGGGAGGCCTGCAGATACCCTTGCCCATCAGGTAGGGGACCCCACAGCAGAGCTGCGCATCTCGGCCGGGAGGTCTCTCTGCCAGGGATCTGAGTGTCCGACATCCCAGACAGGGGTTGGGCTGTGAAATTCCTGGCTTGTCGTGCACGGATCTCTGCACCGACGGTTTCCTGGGGGTCAGGGCTCAGGGACAGTAGTTCCAGGTCTCCGCTCTCCTTTTATAATCCCGACATCGCGTGGTGTCGTGAGAAGTAGGTGACCTTGGGAACCAGGGAAACCCCCAAGGTGCATCCTCAGAATGGCTTCCCTGCGTCTGTAACCCACTACCGAGGGTCTGGGCCCTGCCGTAGACTTACGGACTCAGGCTTGGGAGGTAGGACCTGGGCATCCGGAGTTCaggaaccccaccccccacccccacccccacccccacggatGATGCTAATGGTAAGTCAGGGCTGAGAGCCTGACGGTTTACTGGGAGGGACTGGCAGAAACCCGGTGATAACTTCCCTGTTGTAGACGTCCTTAGGTCTGTGGTTTCTTCCTGGCTGGGATTTGATGGTTAGGTGGGAAaccttgtcttttaaaaaactctcaaggggcgcctgggtggctcagtcagttgaccatctgagtcttgatttcagctcaagtcatgatcctagggttgtgggtttgagctctgtgtctattctctctctgtttaaggttctctctctctctgctcctttcccctatctctctctgaaataaaaacctAACACATAAATAACTAGTTAAtcagtgttttttcttcttgtccAGCAGGTTGCACACCAGGCCAGCGGCTGATCCTGAGCCTCCATGTACCACAGGGGCCCCCCGGGAAGAATGGCCACCATGGGCAGTCTGCTTGGGTAAGCAGGGACTTCCAGGCCCCTAGGGACTGCTGTCATGGGGCCGCCTAGCCAGCGTGTTTATCTGAAGAGTACGTACAAGTACATACAGATGATATGGTAGGTGTCGAGGGCAGAACAGAAGCGACTTGTGAGCACTTAGCAGCAAacacatggtggtggtggtgacttTCCTATTCAGATCGCACAGCCCAGCCTGACTCTGGGTCCTTCCCACTGCTCCCACTGGAACTGTGTCCtcatctgcccttcccctgacgTCGTGTCCTCCCTCCGATGAGAAGTATGGTGTGATCACAGTGTTGCCACAGAGCTAAAGGAGAGCAGGGTCCTAGTCGGTTCTGTGGCATCTAGGGAGAGGGATGGGGCACCGGAAGCTGCGGGTAGTGTGAAGCTAGGTAAGGGACTCCAGTGCAGCGTTCCCAAGAAAGTTCATGTTAGAAACGCTGTTACCGTGAGGGAACACCCAACATCCCTTCCAGCCCCTTCTGGAAGCCTCCCCAGTCCACCAACCCAGGGTCCTCCGAGGTGACTGTGTCCTGTCCACCATCTGCATGACTGATGGCAGGGACTGGCTTTCTGTTGCCATACTGAGTGCCCAGTGACTTAACGGCAGATGCAGTGTGGTTCTTGCCCTGAGAACAGCAGTCTTGGGGAAGAGATGTACCCTTGGCCTGAGGGCTTGCTGGGAAAGCTGGGTGTGGTAGGAGCTCCACACAAGGCAGGTGGCACTGTGTCAGGCTGTGAGGTTGCAGGACACGCGGTCAGCCTGCCTTGTGGAAGGGGCAGGCCTGAGAGCTGAAAGACACCCCCACCTGCAGAGGACGGGGTCTCCATGAGAGCCGATGTGGGGACCAGGTGGGAGGTGTGGGCTGGATGGGGCTGCTCACGCAGCGAGAGCCTTGGCAAAGTCAGGTGGGGAGCTACTGGGATGCCTGCCTGCCATGGGCGTGTGAAAGAACACTGGGCAGACAGGGCCACCTCTGGCATATAAGACATTTCAGGGAATTCTCGAACTCTGCTGTCGGTCAGGTGTCCTCATCCTCAGACCTGGGCTAGAGCCGAGTTTGCAGGAAGGGTAGACTGGAGTAGACCTTGGGGGTCGTGCAGCCCAGCAGAGTGGGGTGACTAGGGCTTCCCTTGTCCTGTCACTCGAGAGCACACACCCTACTGTACGGAGGGAGGCCGAGTATCTGCCACACTCAGAAGCCAGGTGGGCTCTGGGTGTTTCGGTCCACTTGTGCTGCCCCGGCAGCAGGCCatgggggctgggagtggggaagctggaagtctgagctcAGGGTTCTGTGGAGGCCTGTCTTCCTGGTTCCAAGTCCTCACAGCAGTGTTCCGGTCTCTTGCCTTATAGGGGCACCGGTCCCACTGTGAGGGCCCTTGTGACCTCCTCTCACCCTAACCACCTCTGAGAGGCCCCACTTCCAACAGCACATCATGGGAGTCGGGGCTTCAGTGTCAGAATCCGGGGGAGACACGAAGGTCCGGGCCACACCACTAGGTCTCTGTTCCCCTGGAAGTCTGGTTCCTGCCCGATGCTGGCGTCCAGTGCCTGAACTGTACAGCCAGGCCTCACCAGGAATGGTGCCTGAAGCCCACTGAGGTCTGCGCTGCCGACCTCTGCCTTCACACCTCTGAAAGCCTCGTGATCTTGCTCAGCTGCTATGACCATGCCCTGTTGTGGTGCAGGTCAACTGTGTGCACCCTTGGGAGCTGGACAGCTGGGCCCTGTGGGTACTCCAGTCCCCGCACCAGCCACTGACCCGTGCACATGCGCGTCTGTGTCTATAGCCTACTGCGGCAGCACATGCTGATGGGGGCTGCCCCTGCGTGTCGCCACCTGCACCTGTCCTCCCAGATTGCTGACAGCAACAGGGCCTCACTCACGCGCGTGCGCCGGCAAGCCTATGCGCGCCTCTACCCCGTGCTCCTGGTCAAGCAGGATGGCTCCACCATCCACATCCGCTATCGGGAGCCACGGCGAATGCTTGAGGTGGGCCTCTCTCCCCTGTACTCCCTGGGGTGTGGGTCCTGGCAGGCTTGGCCGTAGCAACTGCTCCTGCAGGAGCTGTGGCCTCGGCACCCATGGCAGCCTAATGGGTGAGGGGAGACGGGGGCcatgaggagagggaggagggagagtggaCTTAGCTCCACACATCAGGACCAGAGAGCAGCTCTGAGCTGTGTGTCTGACCAACATCAGTCTTGGAAAAACAACTGAGAGCTTTGAAGGCAGACAGACCTAGCGAAATGTGAAAACCTGAACCACACAGTGGAGGACAAGGTGAAGCAGAGACAGGGACAAGGCTCTGGGCCCTCTGACCGAGCCCCTCCCCACAGATGCCCGTCGATCTGGACGCCCTGTCCCCAGAGGAGAGGAGGGCCCGGTTTCGGAAACGCATGGCCCAGCTCACAGAGCAAAAGCAGCAGGAGCCAGAGCTGGGTGACGACTTTGATGTGGAGCGGTACAAGCAGTTTTGGACCAAAAAGTGACTGTGCCTGGAAGCTGGCTGGGTTGGGGACACTGTGGGCAGGGAGGGTGAGCCTTTAAACATGGTGTGTTCACAAAGCCACCTCTGCCTTGCCTATCCTTCTGGTGTGTGCGTGTCTGGCTTGGGGTCTCTGTGGCCACAGGGTCGGGTGAGAACTGCAGAGCCAgccctcagggcctggagcccctcccccctgcactgCCTTCCAGCAGGGCACCACGGGCTCTCCTGGCGGGAGTGTGGCAGCCACAGGGGTGGAAGTGGGTGGAAGGAGCAGGGTGTCTGGGATCCCTGCTGGTGGCTGGCCCACCCTGCCCAGCACTGAGGCGCTCTCTGCCATACCCAATGCCAACAGGAGGTGCCATCGGCCCTGTTGTGGACTCACTCTGCTTGCAGCCCCGCCCGGTGCAGCTACAACAGACCAGCCTTCTGTGGTTGACTGCTACTTTTCCCTCTTGTGGTGGGTGTCACCTTGGTCAGGCTTTTGCAAGACTGAAGGCTCAAGTCCTAACCT
This window encodes:
- the MRPL55 gene encoding 39S ribosomal protein L55, mitochondrial isoform X2, with amino-acid sequence MYHRGPPGRMATMGSLLGLLRQHMLMGAAPACRHLHLSSQIADSNRASLTRVRRQAYARLYPVLLVKQDGSTIHIRYREPRRMLEMPVDLDALSPEERRARFRKRMAQLTEQKQQEPELGDDFDVERYKQFWTKK
- the MRPL55 gene encoding 39S ribosomal protein L55, mitochondrial isoform X1; translation: MGPPSQRVYLKSTYKYIQMICLLRQHMLMGAAPACRHLHLSSQIADSNRASLTRVRRQAYARLYPVLLVKQDGSTIHIRYREPRRMLEMPVDLDALSPEERRARFRKRMAQLTEQKQQEPELGDDFDVERYKQFWTKK